The genomic interval TTCTTCACCTCCCAACAGCTAGGGGGGAGCTTGATTTTCCTTGCCGTTGCGCTTTGTACGCCGATCGGTGCTGGGGTTGGTTTACTGGGTTGTCTGGCTAGCACGATCACAGGTGTCGTCGTTGGGTTTCCTCCCAAAAACATCTATGCCGGATTTCTAGGGTACAACGCGATTTTTACCGCGATCGCAATTGGGGGGATCTTCTATGCGCCCAATCTACGCAGTATTGTGATTGCAGTGGTTTCTGCCTGCTTTGCCACCCTGGTCTTGATCGGGCTAACGCCAATCTTTGGGCTGTTGCACCTGCCTGTTTTAGCGATGCCATTTTGCCTCGTTACAGTTGGCTGCTTTTTAATCCTGCGCCATTCCATCCCGTCGCTGGTTCCCGTTGCCCTCTATACGATCGCCAGTCCCGAAGAGCATCGCTTGCGCTACCTGACGGCAAAAGATGTGATTTCAAACTTTCGCCAGCAACTACATGCTGCGATGCAAGGCATTCACCACCGCTTTTTGTTTGAAACTGCCGATCCCTCCTTAAAAGGGGATCTGCGGTATCTCTTTGATGCCATTGATCGTGATCAAAATGGGGCACTCTCCGTCCCAGAACTAACAGTCCATCTGCGCCAGGCTGAACCAACCCTCTCTGATGCAGACTTGACTTACCTCTTTTCCAGTCTGGATATTGACCGCAGTGGCGCGATCGAGTTTGAGGAGTTTGGCGAGTTAATGTTGCGCCATCGTCGTTTGATGTCAAAATACAACAAATTTGTGACGTATTTTTTACCGATCGACGCTGATCAGGATGATTCAATTAGCACAGAAGAAATGAATGTCGCGATGGCAAGTGTGGGAGAACACCCCCTGACTCAGGCGGAGGTTTTATGGATTCAAGATCGGATGAAAGGAGAACCGTTAACCTGGAATCGCTTTATTGAAATGCTGCTCGTCACCTAGGGTTCGGATCAACCGTGGACATTGTTATTACCGTTGCTCAAGTTATTTTCTTGATTGTTGCCTTCACCGGGCTGAACTGGCTAGTCCGCATTCTGTTTAAGTTACTGACAACCACCTGGTTGAAAGGTCAATCCGAGAAGTTGCTGACGCTGCGGCAAAACGTGGGTCTTCTGTTGCTGCTGATCGGTGTGGGGCTGTGCCTTTTAATTGTCAGCGTCAATGGTGTTTTGATCTATCAGGGCAAAAGTGTTCAAGAATTTCAACTCAACCTGGTTCGCAGCATTCCAGCAGAATTTTGGCTGAGGTTAGTAACTGCGATCGCCAAATGCATCACGCTGTTATTGCTGGTTAAACTTTGTCTGCCCTTTCTGCATCGCCTGTTGGATTGGGCAACCACCTTTGCCAAAAACTACGATCGCATCACTGCCAATGATGAAGCCATTGAGGCATTTTTTACCTATCTCAACAAGACGCTAACAAATAGCGTCTGGATATTAGCCGGAATTGTATGTACCCAATTTCTTTACTTACCCGATGCGATTCCAAAATACCTGACAATTGCACTCAAATCCTATCTAGCGATCGCGATCGGGCAATTGGTGATCAAAACCCTCACCGCCCTGATCGACACCCTCGACGCGCTCAGCATCCAATACTCCAATCCTGATAACCTGCTGCGCTACTACGAGCGGTTCCGCCACCTGGTTCCAGCATTAAAAAAATCGGTGGCATACGTGCTTTATGTCGGCATTGCCGCTCTGATTATTCGGGAAATTGAGTTTATCGCCTGGATTGCCTCCTATGCCGGTGACATTATTGGCATCATCACCATTTACTTCGCCTGTGGTGTTTTGATTGAACTCGCCAATGTGGTGCTTGAAGATTTAGTCCTTAAAACCGACCACCTGACTGACCTGCAACGGCAACGACGACTGACCATTATTCCCTTACTTCGCAGCATCCTGAAATATACGATTTACTTCTCAGCCGCACTGCTGATCCTCAGACTGTTCGACATCGATCCAACCCCACTTCTGGCAGGGGCAGGCTTAGTGGGTATCATCGTTGGCTTCGGTGCCCAAAACCTGATCAACGATATCGTCTGTGGTTTCTTCGTCCTGTTTGAAAACTATTACCTGGTGGGCGACTACATCGAAGCCGGAAAGGTAGAGGAAAGAGCGGTTGAAGGAATTGTAGAGGCGATCGAACTGAGAACCACCCACATCCGCCATCCCGATGGTCAACTCCAGATCATCCGCAATGGCGAAATTGGTTCCATCATCAATTACTCCAAGCAATATACCTACGCCAAGGTGGAAGTGCCCGTACCCGATCGCGCCAATGTCGATCAGGTCTATTCAATCATTGAAGCCGTTGGCCAACAGCTAAAAGCAGAGTGCCTGGATGTACTGGAACCAACCCAGGTCGATGGCATCGAAAACTTTGGCAAAGATAACCTCGTCCTCCGCACCCTAACCAAGGTCAAACCCGGTAAGCACCTGGACACCCAACGCCTGCTACGAAAGAAGCTGATGCAGGCATTTCATCAAAAAGAAGAGATTTTGAGGGAGAGGGCGGAGGGAGAGGGCAGATGAGCGCAAGGCTCTACCCAAGATGGGCGATAAGAGTCGGGCGTTTGTCAGCAAGGCGTTGGAGGTGGCGACGCAGAACCCAGACTTTTTGCCGCGATCGTTTGACCTGGAAGAAATGCGGAAGGATGTGCAATTGTTTGAGTCAATGTATCCGATCGTGGTGGCACTGACCCAGTTGCAGGAATTGGTGGATGATACCTGTCTGGCGGTGGGCAGTGAGGCGTATGCAGCGGCATTGCAGGTATACAACTACGCCAAGGCAAGTGGACAGGGTGGGGGATTGGATGCAGTGGTAGGTGAAATGGGGCAGCGGTTTGCCCGCAAACCCCGGAAGGCGAAGGTTCAGGAGGGAACGGTGAAGTCGGAAGGGGCAACGGTGTAGATCAAAGCCTGACGATTTGACTTCTGAAGATGACAATTGCAGCTCAGAAGCTCGACGTTGGAGCAAATTGCTCAACGTTCCGAGTTCTGAGCTTCGTCTTTGGAGCAAAAAGGTTGACGTTCCGAGTTCCAAGAGTAAAGTTTCGAGATCTGAGCCTGAGATTTCGAGTTCTAGGGTCGGAACGTCGTGTTCGGAAGTTCAAGGTTTGTATTCCAATCTTGATAGCTCAACTTCAAAAGCTGTAGGTTCAATGCTTGGAAGAGACACATCATTCTTTACACTATTCCAATCATTGATTTCATTAAAAGTTCATTGCTTAAGGATGACGATTAGCCTTTAAAGCAGATTTGATGTCACTTATAGTCTGTAGACGCATTGTCTGCAATTGGGGAACCTAGATGCCGTGAGGCAAGAGGAAGAACCAGATATTAAGAAACGCTTTGGTTTGGCTGTAAAACGACGCAGGCAAGAATTAGGTATTTCGCAAGAAGAACTTGCTGAACTTGCTGATTTACACCGTACCTACATTTCAGATATTGAAAGGGGATCTCGTAACATCTCTCTTGAAAATATCGAAAAAGTAGCTAAAGCACTCAGTATTTCTGTTTCTAAACTCTTTGCCAATTATGGTATTGAGGTACAAGAATGACTCCTGAAGAACGAATTAAGGAGATTTTAGAACAAGCAGTTGCTAGAGAAGAAGGTACTTCAAATCGTTTTAGTATGTCTGCGCCATTCAAAGCAATTTTACCTGCTCTTGAAGAAACTCTATCTATAGAATGCTACAAAAACATCAAAGCATCTTTAGCTGCATCTTTTACAAATAAAGTGGGTAAGGACATCGCAGAATACGTACTTCAAAGTATTTTTCGACATGCTTTCTTGATAGAAGCTGTTAGAAAACCTAGTGGCGCTACGAATATGTCGGTTCGTTGGGATGCTCCTTTAGATCAAAATGATTACCGCTATGCCAGCTATGATAAATGTTTTGAAATTTTTGAAATGCTGGTGTCTTCCTTAAAGGAAGACTTAGATGAGCAAGAGAACCGCCAACTTTTAAAGTTGTTTAAAGAGTATGGTCTACTCTCTTATGAGCTTCCTCTCGATTATAAGAATCGAGTAGTAGGTAGGTATATTCATAGCATTGATAACTTTACTTGGATGTGGGATGAATTACCCAAACGAACATTAAAGCTACGTTCACTTTTGCTTGCCAAGAAAAGAACTGCAAACAAAAATAAAACTGACCAAATTCTTCTACTTGAAGCAGCCTACAGTAAAATTGTCGTTAAAACATATCTTACGGATCGAGCACAAACTGGTGATTATAAAACTAATCGTGAAAAACGTTGGGAAACTGAACCTGAGTCTGTCCAGTTTGCTTTGCGAAGAGATTGTCTAGAAATAGAATATACCTTAGTTCAACAGCTTTGCCGCTTTAAAGATTTTCCAAGTGATATAAGTAAGCTTCTAGAAGAAGAGGGTTTACTAGAGGCTGAGGTAAATGGAGTGGAAGTTGTACTTGCAAATCCCCCACATCTCTCCTACGAAATCTTAAAGGGTAGTTCATTCTTTCGATGTCCAATCACAATGGATGAATTAGATTTCGATGAATTCCAACGTGAAGTGACTGATCCTGAACATGGAAAAGCTAGCTTCCAAGTTGGACATAAGAACCCATTGAAAGCCATTAACGATGACCCATATTCAGGTCATTCTGCACAAAATATTAGCTGGATCTCTGCTGATGGTAATAGAATCCAAGGTCATCTTTCACTTAAAGAAGCTCGTGCTTTAATACGAAAAATATATAAGAACTACGAGGATGTACTTGATGAAACTACTACAGAGAGTCAAGAAGTATCTTTAACAGAAGACTTTGAAGAGTTTTTTGAGGAAAATCTAGAGAATTAAAAAGAGTTAGGAAGAAATTGAATTACGTGAAGTGGTTTGAAGATTTATCAATCAAATCAAGACAAGCCTGACGAGCAAGTTCACGCGCTTCAACTCTCTCATCAATTGCTTTCTTGACCATACTGGTAATTCTTTCTTGACGACTTATATCTTTAGGAATGGGTAAAACAAGCTCATTGATTCTATCTCCCAAAGAATCAATGATGTCCTGCGTGAAACGCTTTGCCTTAATTTGTTGCTGCACTGGCTCACAGCTTAGAGCAGCAAGCAGTAGATAAGGTGAGAGTTTAGAGTGATCCATAATCCGGAGCTTGTAAAGATGACTTTGAAAGACAATTTGAGTGTCGTACTTGGTTATAAATGCACAAGTACCGATTAAGTAGGTTCCGTCTCGTACCATTAAAATGTCGCCTTCTTGAACATCCTGTTTCTTTGCATACATTTTATAGATGCTTTCACTAACGCCATGCTTAGGATCTAGTTTAACTTCCCAATTAGAAATATCAGAAGTTCTAACAAAGGGGATAGCGCCCGTCCCATATGAAAGTTTTCCAATTTCATCACCCGTTGTAACCCGTACCAACTTGGAGGATATCAAATCGCCTAACTTCACCAAATCATGCGTCTCTTTGAGTTCTTCTAATGCATCGTAGACTTCAGGATTATAGTAACGTGGAGCTAAAATATGATCGACAATCTGGTTCTCCTCTACCTGATAGCCTAAGTGACTGTACTCCTTTAAGGGAGCGCTCAGAAACTTACGATATTTAATAGCAATTTCAGTTAACTCATCGCGCCCATTTTGTTTACCTCGGCTATCATGTCCGCACCACTTAGCCTCTGCCATATAAATCTTGCTTTTTTCTCCATCGGATTCATTTTCATCTTTTTTCTGAAGCAAGATAAGGCAGGTTTTCGTATGAGTCCCACCTTTGCCTGAAATTTTAAACAAAGATTCTGGCATACCTAGTACAGCTTTAATGTTGGCAGCTTTACGAATGAAATCTACTACATGCCTGTAGTTGCGACCAGAAATAAGACTTTCAGGCACAACCATTCCTAATCTTCCTCCAGGCTTTACAAGAGACAAACATCT from Kovacikia minuta CCNUW1 carries:
- a CDS encoding urea transporter → MAVEQNSPKTDEPLPLHELMASILAAEKPSSAQGLPITGTMQWLNDRLSPLSPFDIGNSILRGIGQVIFANNPLSGLVILIVIGLQSPWVALMTIVGVTASTLAAIALKLDSGSIRNGIFGFQGTLVGLALGTFGLAGNGAWNPVWAISVVLLAALTTVLMNTLGIWFARRFKVSLLGMPFHIVVLLFLGLILIIPQPYFDLGSAAPVSPPSESLDWTRLLSSLPIGFGQTFFTSQQLGGSLIFLAVALCTPIGAGVGLLGCLASTITGVVVGFPPKNIYAGFLGYNAIFTAIAIGGIFYAPNLRSIVIAVVSACFATLVLIGLTPIFGLLHLPVLAMPFCLVTVGCFLILRHSIPSLVPVALYTIASPEEHRLRYLTAKDVISNFRQQLHAAMQGIHHRFLFETADPSLKGDLRYLFDAIDRDQNGALSVPELTVHLRQAEPTLSDADLTYLFSSLDIDRSGAIEFEEFGELMLRHRRLMSKYNKFVTYFLPIDADQDDSISTEEMNVAMASVGEHPLTQAEVLWIQDRMKGEPLTWNRFIEMLLVT
- a CDS encoding helix-turn-helix domain-containing protein; amino-acid sequence: MRQEEEPDIKKRFGLAVKRRRQELGISQEELAELADLHRTYISDIERGSRNISLENIEKVAKALSISVSKLFANYGIEVQE
- a CDS encoding mechanosensitive ion channel family protein; this translates as MDIVITVAQVIFLIVAFTGLNWLVRILFKLLTTTWLKGQSEKLLTLRQNVGLLLLLIGVGLCLLIVSVNGVLIYQGKSVQEFQLNLVRSIPAEFWLRLVTAIAKCITLLLLVKLCLPFLHRLLDWATTFAKNYDRITANDEAIEAFFTYLNKTLTNSVWILAGIVCTQFLYLPDAIPKYLTIALKSYLAIAIGQLVIKTLTALIDTLDALSIQYSNPDNLLRYYERFRHLVPALKKSVAYVLYVGIAALIIREIEFIAWIASYAGDIIGIITIYFACGVLIELANVVLEDLVLKTDHLTDLQRQRRLTIIPLLRSILKYTIYFSAALLILRLFDIDPTPLLAGAGLVGIIVGFGAQNLINDIVCGFFVLFENYYLVGDYIEAGKVEERAVEGIVEAIELRTTHIRHPDGQLQIIRNGEIGSIINYSKQYTYAKVEVPVPDRANVDQVYSIIEAVGQQLKAECLDVLEPTQVDGIENFGKDNLVLRTLTKVKPGKHLDTQRLLRKKLMQAFHQKEEILRERAEGEGR
- a CDS encoding N-6 DNA methylase, which translates into the protein MGRKLQQKEIKEQQLILLEEPLSPLDYKEAYRQIRNYLAGRYVGATRDEALLAEVIKCLFCKLYLRKQGVQFTELNTPLSIAKEYRQAFLELRDLLPAIFGLDSLFNQEEDILLDAESLTYVDQKLEGIDLDNWNRDPFGDAYEVFVGSVVRGQEGQFFTPQNAIELLVSIVDPRPGEKIIDPACGAGGFLNATARHLVASGLTPYEIADSIFGVDKDRYLVSLASARLSLITLSSVNVLCADSLIWENDDENTLPLKNLLGTFDAVITNPPFGSRIVSVSPDIQALFQLGYAWRPDRQTGKYIKQTKLQSTVPPQVLFVERCLSLVKPGGRLGMVVPESLISGRNYRHVVDFIRKAANIKAVLGMPESLFKISGKGGTHTKTCLILLQKKDENESDGEKSKIYMAEAKWCGHDSRGKQNGRDELTEIAIKYRKFLSAPLKEYSHLGYQVEENQIVDHILAPRYYNPEVYDALEELKETHDLVKLGDLISSKLVRVTTGDEIGKLSYGTGAIPFVRTSDISNWEVKLDPKHGVSESIYKMYAKKQDVQEGDILMVRDGTYLIGTCAFITKYDTQIVFQSHLYKLRIMDHSKLSPYLLLAALSCEPVQQQIKAKRFTQDIIDSLGDRINELVLPIPKDISRQERITSMVKKAIDERVEARELARQACLDLIDKSSNHFT